In a genomic window of Lepisosteus oculatus isolate fLepOcu1 chromosome 3, fLepOcu1.hap2, whole genome shotgun sequence:
- the il7r gene encoding interleukin-7 receptor subunit alpha yields the protein MRPHNKMAVFLVIAFISFPPSVLAESGSGSDDSLDDFVNCTSQMTMAQNSLACHFDEGIAADVKRIQLCDSLKRNCVKLSNRTEDGKTFHYVNLNPVSVYNICITLKSKMKLCDHIKLKDIIKPFPPWIANATFVKSINAAEIRIETHYANDYLDRKLVFQVEIRGNGTVQKTDILYQSLRVEGKYLEPNTLYHVRARAKPQGDYFQGFWSDWSDPVAFRTTKLEVPEKGGPNILLYVLIISVVVLLLITIVVVVQWSTEIKASIWPSIPNPKNTLGHMYKKPGKDPVTSFNPEAFRDLPIHSVDALEVRVVDESLLLPPGPQDLPPGRESSPRLTLSGSSCPPGEAQPMLVSRESGQERSQACPAARTPGECVSVPTSRRDEAYVTMSSFNKNQ from the exons ATGAGACCCCACAATAAAATGGCAGTCTTTCTCGTAATTGCGTTCATCTCGTTTCCTCCAAGTGTCCTAGCTGAAAGCGGATCAGGTTCCGACG ATTCTCTGGATGACTTTGTGAACTGCACGTCCCAGATGACCATGGCTCAGAATTCTCTGGCCTGCCACTTTGACGAGGGCATCGCTGCTGATGTGAAGCGCATTCAGCTATG cGATTCCCTGAAACGTAACTGCGTGAAGCTCAGCAACAGAACAGAAGATGGGAAGACCTTCCATTATGTGAATCTGAATCCCGTTAGTGTATATAATATTTGCATCACACTGAAATCCAAAATGAAGCTCTGCGACCATATTAAGCTGAAAGACATCA TCAAACCATTCCCACCTTGGATTGCCAATGCCACGTTCGTGAAGAGCATCAATGCCGCTGAAATAAGAATTGAAACGCACTATGCCAATGACTACTTGGATCGGAAACTCGTCTTCCAAGTTGAGATTCGTGGAAATGGCACTGTGCAG AAAACGGACATCCTCTATCAGTCTCTGCGGGTGGAGGGAAAATATCTGGAGCCTAACACCCTGTATCACGTGAGGGCCCGAGCCAAGCCTCAGGGTGACTACTTCCAAGGCTTCTGGAGTGACTGGAGTGATCCAGTTGCCTTCAGGACGACCAAATTAGAGGTTCCCGAGAAGGGAG GACCAAATATACTCCTCTACGTTCTCATAATTTCCGTGGTCGTCTTGCTGCTGATCACCATCGTCGTTGTAGTGCAATGGAGTACAGA aaTCAAAGCCTCCATCTGGCCAAGTATCCCAAACCCCAAAAATACCTTGGGTCATATGTACAAGAAGCCAGGCAAG GATCCTGTAACGAGCTTCAACCCCGAGGCCTTCAGAGACCTGCCCATCCACTCCGTGGACGCCCTCGAAGTGAGGGTGGTGGACGAATCCCTCCTCCTGCCCCCCGGACCTCAGGACCTCCCGCCTGGCAGGGAAAGCAGCCCGCGCCTCACCCTGTCCGGCTCCTCCTGCCCTCCTGGGGAAGCGCAGCCCATGCTGGTGTCCAGGGAAAGTGGGCAGGAGCGGAGCCAGGCCTGCCCGGCTGCCAGGACCCCAGGGGAATGCGTTTCCGTGCCGACAAGCCGGAGAGATGAGGCCTACGTCACCATGTCCAGCTTTAACAAAAACCAATGA